In one Nitrospira sp. CR1.1 genomic region, the following are encoded:
- the pyk gene encoding pyruvate kinase: protein MRKAKIVCTIGPASDGAGVLGQLIQSGMNAARLNFSHGTHASHGQAIKVIREAADRQGVAVAIIQDLQGPRIRVGEIDGILELRAGQRVRLRTVTLRSGGQIGARAVLPADPAHEIPVTYQALTRDIRPGAKILIDDGLVELTADRIIDGAVECTVVAGGRVTSHKGMNLPGTVVSAPTLTDKDREDLRFGVAQGVDYIALSFVRGAEDILAAKQLIAECGGDVPVIAKIERQEAVTGLDAILQHADGVMVARGDLGVELGPEAVPVLQKRIIAAANRHRRLVITATQMLESMTQHVRPTRAEASDVANAVFDGTDAVMLSAETAIGQYPVEVVQVMDRIVRAAEVETGPGFVRRASPDNRRLTFEEAICLSASSAATATGATAIVAFSERGTTARLVSKHRPAAVIIGLTPFEPIRRQMALYWGVLSHTMAQIPTTDERVNEAERRLKTEGLVTAGQRLVILSGTRIGQPGGTNLMKLHEVC, encoded by the coding sequence ATGCGAAAAGCGAAAATCGTTTGCACCATCGGGCCTGCGAGCGATGGCGCGGGCGTGCTCGGGCAGCTCATCCAGAGCGGCATGAATGCGGCGCGGTTAAACTTTTCTCACGGCACCCACGCGTCCCACGGACAGGCGATCAAGGTCATTCGCGAGGCGGCCGACCGTCAGGGTGTGGCGGTTGCGATCATCCAGGACCTGCAGGGGCCGCGCATTCGCGTTGGAGAGATTGACGGAATATTGGAACTGCGTGCCGGGCAACGAGTGCGGTTGCGGACGGTGACCTTGCGATCCGGCGGGCAGATCGGCGCAAGGGCCGTGCTGCCTGCCGATCCGGCGCACGAGATTCCGGTGACGTACCAGGCCCTGACCAGGGACATTCGGCCAGGGGCCAAAATACTCATCGATGACGGCCTCGTCGAATTGACGGCTGATCGCATCATCGATGGGGCAGTAGAGTGTACTGTGGTGGCTGGCGGGCGTGTGACGTCTCATAAGGGCATGAATCTGCCGGGGACAGTCGTCAGTGCGCCTACGTTGACCGACAAGGACCGGGAGGACTTGCGATTCGGTGTTGCGCAGGGGGTGGATTATATCGCGCTGTCATTTGTGCGCGGCGCGGAAGATATCCTTGCCGCCAAACAGCTGATCGCCGAGTGCGGCGGGGACGTGCCGGTTATTGCCAAAATTGAGCGGCAGGAAGCGGTGACGGGGTTGGATGCCATCCTGCAGCATGCGGACGGCGTGATGGTCGCGCGTGGGGATTTGGGCGTGGAATTGGGGCCGGAAGCTGTGCCGGTGTTACAGAAGCGCATTATCGCCGCTGCGAATCGCCATCGTCGGTTGGTGATCACGGCCACACAAATGTTGGAATCGATGACGCAGCATGTGCGCCCGACCAGGGCGGAAGCGTCGGATGTGGCCAATGCCGTGTTCGATGGCACCGATGCCGTGATGTTATCCGCGGAAACGGCCATCGGGCAGTATCCGGTCGAAGTCGTGCAGGTGATGGACCGCATTGTCCGGGCGGCGGAAGTCGAAACGGGGCCGGGATTCGTCCGCAGGGCGTCGCCGGACAATCGGCGTCTCACGTTTGAAGAGGCGATTTGTTTGTCCGCATCCTCGGCCGCGACCGCAACCGGCGCGACGGCTATTGTGGCCTTCAGCGAGCGCGGAACAACGGCCCGGCTGGTCTCGAAACACCGTCCGGCTGCGGTGATCATCGGTTTGACACCGTTTGAGCCGATCCGTCGGCAGATGGCCCTCTATTGGGGCGTGCTGTCGCACACCATGGCGCAGATCCCGACGACCGACGAGCGGGTCAACGAGGCCGAGCGACGGCTGAAGACGGAAGGTCTCGTCACGGCAGGGCAACGCCTTGTCATTCTCTCCGGGACAAGAATCGGGCAGCCGGGCGGGACGAATCTCATGAAACTGCACGAGGTATGTTAG
- a CDS encoding DUF937 domain-containing protein: MGLLDQLGQAAAGMMGGGDKNPLMQALLGLLAQNSSVGGLSGLVQAFQKNGLGDIVDSWVSTGKNLPISPQQIQQGLGGDLLKQLASQAGLSTEAAGGQLASLLPGLIDKLTPDGKMPDSHLIEQGLNLLRGKLG; the protein is encoded by the coding sequence ATGGGACTTCTCGATCAACTCGGACAGGCGGCAGCCGGCATGATGGGGGGCGGCGATAAGAACCCCCTGATGCAGGCCCTGCTCGGACTCCTCGCACAGAACAGTTCCGTCGGCGGGCTCAGCGGACTCGTTCAGGCGTTTCAAAAGAACGGACTGGGCGACATCGTCGATTCCTGGGTCAGCACGGGCAAGAATTTGCCGATCTCGCCGCAGCAGATCCAACAGGGATTGGGTGGCGACCTGCTTAAGCAATTGGCGTCGCAGGCAGGCCTCAGCACGGAGGCAGCCGGGGGCCAATTGGCAAGTCTGCTGCCAGGCCTGATCGATAAGCTGACACCGGACGGCAAGATGCCGGACTCACATTTGATCGAACAGGGATTAAATCTGTTAAGAGGAAAACTCGGGTAG
- the hemL gene encoding glutamate-1-semialdehyde 2,1-aminomutase, with amino-acid sequence MKTQRSEQLFAEAQRIIPGGVNSPVRAFRSVGGQPRFIARAKGARLYDVDGNSYLDYVLSWGPMILGHAPATVTKAIQQAAANGTSYGAPTELEIQLATMIREALPTMEQVRLVSSGTEAVMSALRVARAYTKRDGILKFEGCYHGHSDYLLAKAGSGLTTLGIPDCPGVPEDFTKHTLTAPYNDLVTVEKLIKKHHRQLACVIVEPIAGNMGVIPPSPEFLEGLRKLTDAHGMLLIFDEVISGFRVQYGGAQTLYGIKPDLTILGKIIGGGLPVGAYGGTKDIMKMIAPSGPVYQAGTLSGNPLAVTAGIETLKRLKKPGTYDQLEQRSVALSDGLGKIASKAGIPLTQTRVASMLCAFFTEGPVVDWATAKKSDTKVYAKFFHHMLDAGVYLAPSQFEAAFMSLAHTPKDIERTLNAAQAAFKNL; translated from the coding sequence ATGAAAACACAACGTTCTGAACAACTCTTCGCAGAGGCACAGCGGATCATTCCCGGGGGCGTCAACAGTCCGGTGCGAGCCTTTCGCTCGGTAGGCGGACAACCCCGTTTCATCGCCCGCGCCAAAGGCGCGCGCCTCTATGATGTCGACGGGAACAGCTATCTCGACTATGTGCTCTCGTGGGGCCCTATGATTCTCGGCCATGCGCCGGCCACCGTGACAAAAGCCATTCAACAGGCCGCCGCAAACGGCACTAGTTATGGCGCGCCGACCGAATTGGAAATTCAACTCGCCACGATGATTCGCGAGGCCTTGCCCACGATGGAGCAGGTCAGACTGGTAAGTTCAGGAACCGAAGCGGTGATGAGCGCCCTCCGTGTCGCCCGCGCCTATACCAAACGCGACGGCATCCTGAAATTCGAAGGCTGTTACCACGGCCACAGTGACTACCTGTTGGCGAAAGCCGGTTCGGGCTTGACCACATTGGGCATTCCAGACTGTCCTGGCGTCCCGGAAGATTTCACGAAACATACGTTGACCGCGCCGTATAACGACCTGGTCACCGTGGAGAAGCTGATCAAGAAACACCACCGGCAGCTGGCTTGCGTTATCGTCGAGCCGATCGCCGGCAACATGGGCGTCATCCCTCCTTCGCCGGAATTCCTGGAAGGCCTGCGCAAGCTGACCGATGCCCATGGCATGCTGCTGATTTTCGACGAAGTGATCTCGGGATTCAGGGTCCAATACGGCGGCGCCCAAACACTCTACGGGATCAAGCCTGACCTGACGATTCTGGGCAAGATCATCGGCGGAGGGCTGCCCGTAGGAGCTTACGGCGGCACGAAGGACATCATGAAGATGATCGCCCCATCCGGGCCGGTGTATCAGGCAGGGACCTTATCAGGAAATCCCTTGGCGGTCACGGCAGGCATCGAGACACTGAAGAGGTTGAAAAAACCGGGGACCTATGACCAACTTGAACAGCGGTCGGTCGCGTTGTCCGACGGACTGGGGAAGATCGCGAGCAAAGCCGGAATTCCGCTCACCCAGACCCGGGTCGCCTCTATGCTGTGTGCGTTCTTTACTGAAGGACCGGTGGTGGATTGGGCAACAGCCAAGAAATCCGATACGAAAGTGTATGCGAAGTTCTTTCACCACATGCTGGATGCGGGGGTTTACCTCGCCCCCTCACAGTTTGAAGCTGCCTTCATGTCCCTGGCCCACACGCCGAAGGACATTGAACGCACCCTCAATGCCGCTCAAGCTGCGTTCAAAAACCTCTGA
- a CDS encoding dihydrofolate reductase encodes MKTQYYTATSLDGFIATENDSLDWLFPLGDVNETSYPSFIADVGALAMGSATYEWMLRHTDKIADQQTGAPWPYSQPTWVFSTRPLPLIPTADIRLVRGDVRTIHTEMRQAAGSKNIWIVGGGNLAGQFYDASLLDEVIVQIGSVTLGAGKPLFPRRVTNPPLRLISVYKIGPGFAELRYDVPKEKPAGPP; translated from the coding sequence ATGAAGACCCAGTACTACACCGCCACCAGCCTCGACGGGTTCATCGCCACCGAAAACGACTCACTCGACTGGCTCTTTCCACTGGGCGACGTGAACGAGACGAGTTATCCCTCATTCATTGCGGACGTCGGAGCCTTGGCCATGGGGTCGGCGACGTACGAATGGATGCTTCGCCATACTGACAAGATTGCCGACCAACAGACTGGCGCCCCCTGGCCCTATTCTCAACCTACCTGGGTATTCTCCACCCGCCCGCTTCCCTTGATTCCGACTGCCGACATTCGCCTGGTTCGAGGAGATGTTCGAACTATTCACACTGAGATGCGGCAGGCAGCTGGATCGAAGAACATCTGGATCGTCGGAGGCGGAAATCTCGCCGGACAGTTTTACGACGCTAGTTTGCTGGACGAGGTGATCGTGCAAATCGGTTCCGTCACCCTGGGGGCCGGTAAACCACTCTTTCCACGCCGCGTCACGAATCCGCCGCTTCGATTGATATCCGTGTACAAAATCGGCCCCGGCTTCGCGGAATTGCGATACGATGTGCCGAAAGAGAAGCCGGCAGGTCCGCCCTAG
- a CDS encoding DUF1398 domain-containing protein has translation MNAKDIAELAKATMNGSMSFPEIVGKLIANGVEYYHVDYALSSFSFYTGSGTVVTAPLVFEGLPSISEHFDTAALKAAILDSQQHGQKFRAFCERAVKAGVQGYFAFLRGKRVTYFGRQGDQHTEWFPGSRPNEASQ, from the coding sequence ATGAACGCGAAGGATATTGCGGAATTGGCGAAGGCGACCATGAATGGATCGATGTCCTTTCCTGAGATCGTCGGTAAACTGATCGCGAACGGTGTCGAGTACTATCATGTGGACTATGCCCTCAGCTCCTTTTCCTTCTACACTGGCTCGGGGACAGTGGTGACCGCACCCCTTGTCTTCGAAGGCCTGCCGTCGATTTCAGAGCATTTCGATACAGCCGCACTTAAAGCGGCGATTCTCGACAGTCAGCAGCATGGTCAAAAATTTCGCGCCTTTTGTGAGCGCGCCGTCAAGGCGGGGGTGCAGGGCTACTTTGCGTTCCTTCGGGGCAAGCGCGTGACCTATTTCGGCCGCCAAGGGGATCAACACACCGAATGGTTTCCCGGCTCTCGGCCCAATGAGGCGTCGCAGTGA
- a CDS encoding META domain-containing protein: protein MRPKLKQWKTGAGGQKCETDHNEDAEIKPAEIMVRTISIVPVPSACPPRIDDQPPSTYNIHATDDLSRMRLRMHWFAVLAIMLSTLLTACVSTPSPDAMKQVAERNRWELAHWGDHAVPYGDDGEPVILAFRDGKVSGQAGCNRYAAVITFGPKTGEVSVSHGISTRMACVPRRMEFEAAFIRAFEASTRYRLDGESLSFESAIAQPLEFYRRPLE, encoded by the coding sequence ATGCGACCGAAGCTGAAGCAGTGGAAGACGGGTGCAGGCGGTCAAAAGTGTGAGACAGATCATAATGAAGACGCGGAGATAAAGCCTGCGGAAATCATGGTTAGAACCATCAGCATTGTGCCCGTCCCATCTGCTTGTCCGCCCAGGATTGACGATCAGCCACCCAGCACGTACAACATACACGCAACAGACGACTTGTCGCGCATGAGGCTTCGAATGCACTGGTTCGCAGTACTTGCCATTATGCTTTCCACTCTGCTCACGGCATGCGTCTCGACCCCTTCGCCGGACGCCATGAAACAAGTGGCTGAACGCAATCGTTGGGAACTCGCCCACTGGGGCGACCATGCCGTTCCCTACGGAGACGATGGAGAACCGGTGATCCTCGCCTTCAGAGATGGGAAAGTGTCGGGTCAGGCTGGATGTAATCGCTATGCTGCCGTCATAACGTTCGGCCCCAAGACTGGCGAGGTCTCGGTATCGCACGGCATCAGCACCCGCATGGCTTGCGTACCCCGGCGCATGGAATTCGAGGCGGCGTTCATTCGCGCCTTTGAGGCCTCGACGCGGTATCGACTCGATGGGGAAAGCCTGTCGTTTGAAAGTGCCATCGCTCAGCCATTGGAGTTTTACCGGCGCCCCTTGGAATAG